In the Perca flavescens isolate YP-PL-M2 chromosome 20, PFLA_1.0, whole genome shotgun sequence genome, one interval contains:
- the olig4 gene encoding oligodendrocyte transcription factor 4 — MDSDSGSTCSRSVSPDLVVDDSPGSFFSNKMFQQYCQENRADSEAGQGRTERCSGGGKTKTRSEPNNNEVQDLRLKVNSRERKRMHDLNQAMDSLREVMPYAHGPSVRKLSKISTLLLARNYILMLSSSLDEMKKLVGDVYGGSAAAQSRTAAPHLPLHPLAQSLHSLVASTPSALQHHSPSPATALHSPPSASFLGFHAPVQGLLKDPLHLASSYRHFPGMPCPCSLCQPLPTTLHSLAMTK; from the coding sequence ATGGATTCCGACTCTGGCTCCACCTGCAGCCGCTCCGTATCCCCAGACCTGGTGGTGGACGACTCTCCCGGGAGCTTCTTCTCCAACAAGATGTTCCAACAATACTGCCAAGAAAACAGAGCAGACAGCGAGGCAGGCCAGGGCAGGACGGAGCGCTGCAGTGGGGGCGGTAAGACCAAGACCAGGTCTGAGCCTAACAACAACGAGGTGCAAGATCTTAGACTAAAGGTCAACAGTCGGGAGAGGAAAAGGATGCATGATCTGAACCAGGCGATGGACAGCCTGAGAGAGGTTATGCCCTATGCTCATGGACCTTCAGTCCGTAAGCTgtcaaaaatctccactttgCTGTTGGCTCGCAACTACATCCTCATGCTGTCCAGCTCCTTGGACGAGATGAAGAAGTTGGTGGGGGATGTTTATGGAGGCAGTGCTGCTGCCCAGAGCCGCACTGCTGCTCCCCACCTCCCTCTGCATCCTCTGGCCCAGTCTCTGCACTCTCTGGTGGCCAGCACGCCTTCAGCTCTCCAGCATCACTCACCTTCTCCAGCTACAGCCCTGCACTCCCCTCCATCCGCCAGCTTCCTGGGTTTTCATGCTCCAGTCCAGGGCCTTCTGAAGGACCCCCTCCACCTGGCCAGCTCCTACAGGCACTTCCCCGGCATGCCCTGCCCCTGCTCACTCTGCCAACCTTTGCCCACCACATTACACAGCCTGGCTATGACCAAGTGA